A window of Deinococcus radiotolerans genomic DNA:
GGTGTCACGCCGCCGTACTGAGCGCCGCGCAGCCCGTCAAGGCTGCCCTGCACGGCCGCCTGCACGCTGGCCTGCGGGTCGCGGCGGGTGGCCTGCCGTCCCGCAAAGGCCTGCACGTCGCCCGCGTCGTACCGGCGCTCCCGGGTGCCTGCGGGGCCCGGCACGCTGCGGATCAGCCCGCGTGAAACGTAGGCGTACAGCGTGGCGGGTTTCACGCCCAATTGCTCACAGGCCTGCGCGGTGGTGAGGGGACCAGTCATCCATTCCAGCCTAACATTGATTCTAGAATCAAGATTGACCACATTGACAACACGGGTTTAGCGTGCAGCCATGACCCACGACACCCCAGCCGTGCGCGATGTGCCGACGCCTGACCTCTTTCCCGATGCGTTCCCCACAGACGTTTTCCCCAGGGTGATCTGGAACGGCGACGAACGGCCCGCGTCACTGCCCGCGCAGGCGTGGACGACCGAGACCACCCACCGCGATGGCCAGCAGGGCGGCCTGCCCCTGACCACGGAAGCTGGCCTGCGCATCTACGACCTGATGGGCCGCTTCACGGGGAGCAGCGGCGCCCTGCGGCAGGCGGAGTTCTTCGTGTACCGTCCCGCCGACCGCGCCATGCTGGAGGGCGCCCTGGAACGCTGGCGCGGCGGGCACCCGGTCGAGCCAACCACCTGGATCCGCGCCACCCGCAAGGACGCCGACCTGGTCGCCGGGCTGGGCGTTCGCGAGACGGGCATGCTCGCCAGTGCCAGCGATTACCACACCTTCCACAAGTTCACGCCCGGCGGCCGCGCCCAGGCAGCACGCACGTACCTGGACGCCGTGCAGGCGGTGCTGGACGTGGGCCTCCGACCCAGACTCCACCTGGAGGACGCCACCCGAGCGCCCCGCGAGTTTATCCTGCCGTTCGTGGAGGCCGTGCAGACCCTCGCCGCGCCGTTCCCCGACTCGCAGACGCCGAAGTTCCGCGTGTGCGACACGATGGGCGTCGGCCTCC
This region includes:
- a CDS encoding pyruvate carboxyltransferase; this encodes MTHDTPAVRDVPTPDLFPDAFPTDVFPRVIWNGDERPASLPAQAWTTETTHRDGQQGGLPLTTEAGLRIYDLMGRFTGSSGALRQAEFFVYRPADRAMLEGALERWRGGHPVEPTTWIRATRKDADLVAGLGVRETGMLASASDYHTFHKFTPGGRAQAARTYLDAVQAVLDVGLRPRLHLEDATRAPREFILPFVEAVQTLAAPFPDSQTPKFRVCDTMGVGLPLEGTAWPRSVPRMIRELRAAGLSAEALEFHPHNDTHLVVANSLAAVLAGCAAINGTLLGKGERTGNAPLEGVLLHLSGLGLTGAADFTVLNDLNDLYEDLGQGVPAKYPLFGRDAHRTRAGIHADGLNKFWPMYAPFNVPALLGRPLDLSLTKDSGVAGLIFLIRQHTGTELGKEHAGLRALHESLTAEFDAGRQTAVEWEEIAERALKLSAGGPVVRSGA